The following DNA comes from Scomber scombrus chromosome 7, fScoSco1.1, whole genome shotgun sequence.
GCATGAATAGCAGGGGGATACAGGTAACCCCCGGTCAGACGGAGGCGCCCCTCTGAGCTGTCAGAACATTCATCTTGCTAAACTATGAAGAGGGCAAATCTGTCACTACGCTCAAAAACTGCCATTCTGAGAACAGGCTTCAGGAGAAGGGGCACCTGTCAGAGTGTTTATAGCGTGTCTTCACAGGGGGAAGGGGAACGTTTCAGCTAGAAAGTCAGAAAGTACATAGTTTTTCCCATAAGACCGCCTCCATGACCCCGCCACTTGTCACACCTTTCATCAACAGAGTCACACACCGGTGCACCACGCAAACTGATACGCCTTCAGGGCTGCAGGCAGGCCCAACCTGCTCTCATATCAGACTTGCTCATCTGCTGCACTTGGATTGGAGGGACAGTCAGTCATTCTTTGCAgcaaattatgaaaaatgtctcTAAATGGCGGCCAAAAATTAGGCTGGGTTGTGCTGCAGCATTATGGTTTCTGAGAGCATTTTCAGTTTTagcaaaacaaccaaaacaactAACTTTCAAGAGACTGGTCCCTCTAGTGGTCATAGGAATTATGACTCTTTTCTGTCATGTCACGAATTGGCACATGCATGTTTAAGTCTCACAAAACCAAAgttatttacataaataaaacaaaactacatGTTAAATCTGTAGAATCAGTGGTGTACGGAAGTGCATGGATGTGGGAATATGTTGCATGCtagaaaacaacaaccaaatgaagcaaacaaagaaaaagggtgctgctgctggaagacagagagactgaGCAAGCCAGCTGTTATAAAGGCGGCTGAACCCAAAGCCCTGGTGAACTGCTTCGGCCTGATGACCTGGCTCTACTCGATTAATTCctggaaggaggagaaaaaacaacaaaccaccCAGGCAGAGCAATAACAAGAGTGGTCATCACTGTCAGGAGTGAAGGGGAATTTGTTTTAGAGCCACAGAGGGAGGAGGTCATAGTGGATGAATGCGACAACAAAACCGCCAAGCTTTAACACCAGACGGCTGTTTGTGGATCGATTAactgactaatcattgcagctgtgAAATTTCTAGTCTATGTAAGGTTGTTTTTTCCTGAAGTTCCTGAAACCTTGCAGAGCACCAagaataaaacagtcaatcaaaTGGAACCGAAGTGTCAAAGCAGAGTACTGTGAAGCTGAGTGTTTTTACCTGCAGGCTGGTATTAGTTACTGTGCTtcgacagctgcagagagaaagaggtacAGTCGAGGAAATCAGTCAAACGAGGAGACTGAGTGACAAGAAGACGTTGCTAGTGTGCtggaataaaagaagaaaaaaaagaaagtacacTATCAGCTAAAGAGGATCCTGCATTATTATCTGCAATTGTAGTCTTACTTTGTTGTAGAACTAAGGGTAAAATCATCTGTAAGAGTTCATATAGgcttctttgtcttttaacaTATTAAGACCATGTTGGAAATAAGTGTCTTCACTTAAATATGTTAAcccataaataaatcatatcaatatagagtttgattgattgatagattcatactttattaatcccactgGGGAAATTCAGGTATCTTGCAGCTCACAGTCCATacttaccaggcggggagttccggtcctctgaaatgatgccaacgaggaagtaacttaaaactgcattctatcaaaaggccaccagggggcgaccgttttggtgtcaaaaggacttccgtctctatacaagtcaatggagaattcaccaacttctcacttgatttctaacctcagtaaacgttttcaaaatgtgtttatggtctcaatcgctagtttaaagccttcttcaatgcagtatgatgttcatttgtgaaattttggcctccctgattttatatttgatgataaagcagggtatgcattagggcgtggctacgtggtgattgataggttgattggttcacaggttcagggcGCCTCATGCCGATCCTGAatcccatataagtagaatctgtgtttttattctcccctgcatgcacctgaaattttcaagatggcgctgctcagatccgatactattggcttccaagcagcagtccacaaaccaatgggtgatgtcacggatgttacgtccatttcttatatacagtctatgatacatacacacattcataaatacacatagaTACATACACAGTGATACACgacaaaagacaaacagataatAACCAACCACTGGGTTAAAATGGTAAAAAGCATTTATGATAAATAATGTGTGTAGTGcaatagaataaataataaaagtccATGTTAAAGTGCCCAGTGCCTGAGTGGGGAAGAAGGAGTGGGGGATGCAATGGGCCCCAGTCAGGAGCCCCTGCCCTCAACTGAGGCATTAAACAGTCTAATTGTTGTTGGGACGAAGGACCTCCTGAAGCGCTCAGTCCGTGAGCGTAGCGAGATGAACTGCCAACTGCGACTGCTGCTCTGTACCACTAGGGTGTGGTGGAGGGGGTGGTTGGCATTGTCCATGATAGCCAGTAGCTTGTtctgcatctgtctgtccaCCACAATCTCCAGACGGTCAAGACTCCTCCCCAGTACTGAGCCAGCCTTCTTGACCAGTTTGTCCAGCCACCTGGTGTCCCTCTCTGGTGTGAGAGtttataaaaataagaatagttTTATTATCTTTGTATATATTGTGATGCATACTCCTAAATTTGTGATAAATCAAATCAccacaaactgacacaaattaagTATTATTCCAGCACTGAAGCGACAGGGCACACAGGTAATAGGTGTATGTAGGAGAAGAGTCAGTTAATCCGACTGTGAGCTGATGGCATCACAATATAagattttcacttatttttactCTCTGTCAGATCTTACATGTAAAATCATTATAGGATACATGTGTGTAGAATAAATAATTACCACAACATTCATTACAATGAGTTGCTGTTTATTGGCAGTACCCAGCACATCTCTAAAGGTTACGTATCGTACAGCAGAGGGCAATGTTCATGCTGCTCATCCTCCAAAACTGGTGCTGATGATGGAGAGAGGTGAAGAGAAGGATAGAGGGAAACGTGTTGATAAATGACTGTAAGCGTATTAAGTAATGTAACCTCTGGCATTCAGAGGAGATAGagtgaaagagacaaagaaagagaaaacaacatgaGGTTGGATAGAATGGGAAATTGAACAGGAAGGAGGATGAGTAAAAGGATCCTAAAGACACAATATTTGCCAAAAAAGAgggctgagctgagctgagtaGGACAGACTTGCCAAAACTAGACAAGACGGAAAGGAGAGAATAGAAAACCAAGATTTAAATACCAACTGAACTAAGGAGCCGttggggaacaggtgactagacAAGAGCAGACTGGGAGGTCACTGAGAGCAAGGCAGGGCTGATGAGACTGatacaggacaggtgtgaaggTTGGGGTAAACACTCTGAGGGCTGGGCAGGGCTAACGAacctgatgcagggcaggtgtggacggaaaaatgaaaaacacaaagcaaacgCCAAGAAAACACACTTGTACGTTGTATGTTGTGTCATTCATAACATgctatgtgtaaaaaaaactttaatggGTACTGTAAAGAGTGGAGGCCGAggaaatagatagatagatagatagatagatagatagatagatagatagatagatagatagatagatagatagatagatagatagatagatagatagatagatagatagatagatagatagatagatagatagatagatagatagatctttgCAGGGACAGTTGGCTGTTGTCACCTAGAGGTGTTTGGGTGAATACTAATTGGAGGGTAAGAAAGAGTCCCATTGATGACCGAGCACAATGGAGAAGCAACAcaagcaaaaacagaagaatcccattatttcatcttttttccaCATTGGGACGGTGTTTGTGTGACCGCCGCCTGCTGTCACTGCGTGGAGACCGTGGCTCTCACAATGCGGCCCTTGTGCCTCGGGGGCCACGAGCGGCAGAGGAAACTAGAGCCGAGACACAGCTTCCTCTCCCACTGCCCCCAGAGCTCTGTGGGCAATATCAAAGATGGCTGAATGCACACTATAGTCCTCTTTGGCAACAGCCTTCTGGGAAAGGTTAGAATACACAGGAAGGCTTGTTGTCCGTAGGGTTCAACGATGCCTCATCACTGTCTGCGCTGTATGATACAATATGCTGTTTGACAGTAGGAGCCAATATAGTAGCAGGCAGgaaaatttgactttttttattgatgagGTCAGAAATActgctgcattaaaaaaacatcactgccacatagatatatatatatatatatatatatatatatatatatatatatatatatataaaatcacacTTTGCAAAACTTCCAAAATCTGTAAAACCAATTGAAGGAAAAAATCTTTAGGTGCTCCAATATTAAACGGCCtctatttttattataacttcacttcatggtttgtgtgtgtaggcctATACagcacttttttatattaaaaaggGTTATCAGTTCATTATCCTGGACAGAGTCTTTCAAGCACCCTGGCAAGCtatatataatatgtgtgtgaactgaaaatgtgtcaaataccTCTCTCAGCTCTGGTTTAATGTTGTCTGATGTTCAATaaacagaaagagggaagaatTCAAAAGGAAACAAGAGACAATGACTGAATGTCAGAACTTCATGTGGTCGTTAACATCTGGAGACGAGAGGACAACAACTCTGTTTACACACTGTTTACCACAGACTGGGCCATATGACcacagtggggggggggagtgacagagcgagagagatgaACTGGGTATGACAGCTGAACATTCAGGGCTCGGAGAGAGGAGCTCACTGAGATAAACACTAGCTCCGACTTCCAAAAGTTATGACTTATCCAGGATTTTTTACAATCTGACACTTTGAGAGCATCGTCGTCATGTGCGACAACGTGGGAGGGTGATCGAACATCTGCATCTTCTCAACTTCAACAGGTTCGGATCGTTGCTTTTCTTCCATTGACTTAGTACATTTCAGATTAAAGGTAAATAGTCACCTGTAGGTAGGATTTGGCATGTGATAAATGGTGATAAATTGGTTTTGTGCACCCAAAGACTGAATCTTAGTAAGACCTGTACTGTTTTCTTATGAATTGTAGGAGCTGGAAGAGTGACTCCCTTCATAATGAACTGTGCTGTGATTATTCTATTAACAACAAGCTGCTTCACCTGGTGGTCTTCAGCTTTTTATACCCCCACCAGAGCAGGTATATTCTTAATACTGAATGTGATTAATGAGGTGTTTGTTATTTTCTAAAACTGACAATCCAACATGCATGCCCACTTCATTTTTCAACTCCTTCTGTCACAATTTGACTATAACATAAACACTGTGAAGGCCTTCATTTGTACGATTTATCGGATCGAGACCCGTGCTGGGCAGTAACACAAGACTTTTTTGATGCATTACAGTAATGTGATTTCACTAGTCAGGAGTATAAGGGGTTACAATTTGAAGTTAAGTGATGCTCAGTTGGACAGTCGGACTTGTTTGCCGATACCATCAATTTGATGAAGCGTTGTTATCAGTTTGGTCTCGTCCACCACCTGTTAGCTGCAGTGTTGCCAACTTAGCAACTATCATGAAGGATTTGGTGACTTTTAAGACACCTTTAGCCACAAATAAGTTTTTTCCTAAAAAGCACCATGTCACATATCTAATTACTTTCTGGTTAGAGCTTAGTCACCAATATTTCTCAGTGAACAAGTGCTAATCGTGGCTGTTTCTTCTGTACTGACTGCCCAGCCCATAATCCTTTAATAATGTGATATCACTGGGTGTGTTTGAGGGTTTTAAAGGGAAGTTTGGAAttactttttttacattttgattgtttttattttctatatatCAGATATGACTAAATTTGTACATATGAAATATATCTTCTTTCTTCTAATAATAATGACTTTGCATTACCCCGTATTATAATGTCAGCATTCAGTCTAAATAATGACAGACAGGATGTGACAATGATGAGTATTGACACCTACTGGTTTCACCCACAGCAACCAAGAAGCTGAAGTATCTCTTCGATCCGCCTGTTTACGCCGAAGTTGTCGGCCGAAGGGGTGAAAATGTCACCTTGCCGTGTATCCTGAAAGCCAAACCCAGCCATTACAGAATCAAATGGACAAAGCTGGAGCCCGGACATGCAGGGCCGGAGAACATTATCATGATATCAACCGCACATTCCTCCAAGCCATATGGCCGTCTTGGACCACGGGCGTCTCTCCGCAATGCTCACAGCATCGATGCctccctgcagctcagccttcTTGAGCTGGATGATAATGGTGTATATCGCTGCGAGCTTGTGAACGGCATTGAGGATGAAAATGTTGTCATTACTTTGACGATTGATGGTAATAAACGATAAGGAGCTCAGTgtttactgaaaatgaaatgaaagaatgCCTTCCTACCTTGTGTGGAGGCTATTTTTGTACATCCCTGGTGCAGCAGCTAAAGAACATTAATTCAATCTGACATATGCAGCtggaaatttaaaatgttgagatcagcaacaattagtcgattaatcaattagtcattgGACAGAAAATTAGCTGGCAGCTAATTTTATATCAAATTATTGTTTTAGTCaattatcaagcaaaaatgtcacCAATTTGCTAGTtacagcttctaaaatgtgaggaTCTGGGCTTTTCTGATACATGATGATACATGATGGTAAACTTAATTTATTTGGATTTTGTCACTgttgacaaaacaagacatttgaagatgtcaccatgGTCTCTGAGAAATTATGaggggcattttttttttaccattttatagacaaatCCATTAAttggagaaaataaatgatcatgaaaataatccttaaaTGCGGCCCTGGAGATGTTCCTACACCTACAATGGATCATTCAGTAGTAGAACCTTTATTGTCAtcatattgagggtcagacaacaatataaccaAATTCAGATGGCACTCTCTGAGGCATAAACACTTTTAAAACGACTcaaaacaatttaagacataaataagaCATTAATAATCTATAAGCGtttaaagtgcaatatgcaatataaaaaagtgcaaacacagcaaacagcagcaatgctTGTTGTAACAGTAGGCCATATGTAAACAACTGAAACAATTTTAAGGCACATGGgttatatttttactttaatttactgAATGCATGGGAGTGGTTGGAATATTATGGCCTTTGATGGAAGTTGGATTTTTACAGGACACCGTATAAttgtaaaaacataaatactgaCAAGATGGCTTCTACTTTTAGGTGTGGTGTTCCCCTATCAGAGTAAAAAAGGGCGTTACCAATTCACTTTCCATGAGGCTAAGGAGGCTTGTGCTGAGCAGGACAGCACATTAGCCACATACGACCAGCTGTACAGAGGTACGTGTTTATTCACAACCAAGCAGTATATTCTCTACAGTGATACCAGCTCTCTTACATCAACCTGTTTTCTCCTTCAGCCTGGACGGAGGGATTGGACTGGTGTAATGCAGGTTGGCTCCACGATGGAACTGTTCGTTACCCAATTATTCATCCTCGACCTGCCTGTAGAGGAGACTTACAGCCGGGCGTTCGCAGTTACGGACCGAAAGATAAGAATCTCGATCGATTTGATGCTTTCTGCTTCACCTCAGTAACATCTGGTACGTTTTGAGTTGCTTTGCTTGTACATCAGATTCTTATCAGACAGGTTTTCTCTGGTTTCCCAAGTTTgaaaaggaaaagcaaaaatcaataaagatcatgaatacaaatacatataaCAATTAAATTCCCCTGAAATCCTTTCTAATCTCTTGTCACTTTGGCTTTCCAGTGACAGAGAACTGCAACTAAGCTGCAATGTTCTGTCTCTGcatgtagtatttattttttgagggatttcttttttgtctttgttcagTTGTAAAAAGTTCTCTGGCATCCATAGATTAATATCGTCAATACGTGACTTAGGGAATGCGATAGGATAGGATCTAGGTCCTCAAGAGATAGGGATAGGGATTGGTAAAGTTGTGAATCATCTGCATAATTATGGTAgattatttcctgtttctgtaTAACATTTGCGATGGGAGCACATAGAGATTAAATAGTAGTGTTCCAAGAATTGAACCTTGGGGTACTCCACACATAATACTCACTCGAGGCAAAGTCTCCAATGGAAACAAAGAACTGCCTGCGCTGTATGTAGTAGTGCTGGTTCTGAACCAGTTTAGCACCAATTTTTCTAACCGCCTCCAGTAAAATATTGTGGTGAACAGTATCGAAAGTGGCGCTCTAAATGCAGCACAAACAGACTCAGAAACTCTTTTGTACCCCGAggcatcagactgtacaactcCAATGGTAGAGTCATAAGGTCATAAGTTCTGTCCATGAATGGTTTATTCTTAATTTGCACTTTTTAAACCAGCACcagtacaatgtttttttttttttttttaaatattcactttattaGATCATGTGATTTTATAATAGATTTTAGTATCATTATTTACTTTTAGACATTGCATATGGTTTTTATCTTGctattggttttatttactcttaCACCTCTTGTCTTTTTACtgtctgttgtttgttgctttattactttCATGCTTACATTGAGCTGCTGGTAACCTGAATTTCCCATTGggatctatccatctatccatctatccaaaGAActatctaactaactaactgactgagaCCCAGGAGCACAAGAACAGATATTTTATTATACCAATCGTGCTCCTGAAGAGCTATTACTCTTCATGTTTTAGTTATCTCCCCActttaacacacctgattctaataattagcTCTTTATCAAgtagctgaagcttgtcaagggcttgataaagagttaattattagaatcaggtgtgttagagaggAGAGATACCCAAAACATGGAGGGTaatagctctccaggagcagggttggtaaCCGCTGTAAAGTTCTGTTTCTGTGCTATGGTGAGATTGAAAAGTGTGTCTAGAAGGCTGTTTGATGTAAGATCGTTGTTAAACTGAGAATAAACAGTTTGCTGAGGAATGGTAAATTAGAGATGGGCATATAGTTAGCAGTAACTGTCACATCAAGGTTGCTCCTCTTCAGAAGTGGTTTAACGAGAGCTGTTTTAAGTGCTGCTGGAAATACACCTGCCTGAAGCAGTTAATCATTTCTAGTACCTCAGGTGCTAAgcaattaaaaacagtttaa
Coding sequences within:
- the hapln2 gene encoding hyaluronan and proteoglycan link protein 2, giving the protein MNCAVIILLTTSCFTWWSSAFYTPTRAATKKLKYLFDPPVYAEVVGRRGENVTLPCILKAKPSHYRIKWTKLEPGHAGPENIIMISTAHSSKPYGRLGPRASLRNAHSIDASLQLSLLELDDNGVYRCELVNGIEDENVVITLTIDGVVFPYQSKKGRYQFTFHEAKEACAEQDSTLATYDQLYRAWTEGLDWCNAGWLHDGTVRYPIIHPRPACRGDLQPGVRSYGPKDKNLDRFDAFCFTSVTSGSVFYISGSFSLEQAEHACKRQVAELALVGQLYSAWHFQNYDQCDGGWLKDGSVRFPIHNPRERCGGIPEAGVRSFGFPNKSTHLYGAYCYR